From the genome of Scytonema hofmannii PCC 7110, one region includes:
- a CDS encoding type II toxin-antitoxin system YafQ family toxin, with the protein MEVVWSSGFKRSFRKIIKKKPQLKNQIVEVLRLLADDPFTPSLKSHKLAGHLAGLWSCSVTYDCRIIFNFSEDEKLLEMVILLIDVGSHDEVY; encoded by the coding sequence ATGGAAGTTGTCTGGAGTAGTGGATTTAAGCGATCTTTTAGGAAGATTATAAAGAAAAAGCCACAGTTAAAGAATCAAATTGTTGAGGTATTAAGGCTTTTGGCAGATGATCCCTTTACACCATCTTTGAAATCTCATAAATTAGCAGGACATTTAGCAGGTTTGTGGTCTTGTTCTGTTACTTATGATTGTAGAATTATCTTTAATTTTTCTGAGGATGAGAAGTTGTTGGAAATGGTTATTTTATTGATTGATGTTGGCAGTCATGATGAAGTTTATTGA
- a CDS encoding CHASE2 domain-containing protein, with amino-acid sequence MQRDIWRLFKEKFTIWRLGGRLGLVVVLLVLVARLSGWLQFLEWVTFDTFISWRPYEPIDERILIVGINEADIKSVGKYPIPDGEIAELIEKFQEYQPVAIGLDITRNLPVEPGHEKLVELVKQNKDIIGIEKILPPGQFSSIADLPPKQVGFSDMISDEDGKYRRALLGAVNLQNTNDYKFSFPLRLAEAYLSQKGILLENGQRDRQTMKFDKIEIPRFLPNSGGYVGTDAGGVKALVNFRNGKERFRTVSLNDIKTGNFQPDWIRDRIVTIGMTTISAPDLFNTSAISGLQLHGQIYGVEFHAHVVSQIISAVLESRPLIKTWSEVWEYIWILGWAVIAISLSLAIESPWRNLFAISLGSIGLIAISYYALLIWGLWIPIAPILLILGINFVDFLSACYQYEQSLKAQILIRQHTIEMAFTEIHNGPLQTLAALLRNVQNYDLTKEELLSDLKNLNLEIRDVGEYLTQQTLNVQESLRLGSGLKIDLKRPIHEIFYEVYSSTIERNLPYFQTLKAKVRSFEPLEEEFLTIERKRELCQFLEEAICNVGKHAEGVTRLSATGTKQQEWYSLKIKDNGLGIRSNYESKGTKDSKNLAKLLGGYFNRERLTPKGTICELTWPIAGSKNWISTIKFRLKSYFQRKLRFLTKTLHRRI; translated from the coding sequence ATGCAGCGAGATATCTGGAGGTTATTTAAAGAGAAATTTACTATTTGGCGTTTGGGAGGACGGCTGGGATTAGTCGTCGTTTTATTAGTCCTCGTAGCTCGTTTGAGTGGTTGGCTGCAATTTTTAGAATGGGTAACTTTTGATACTTTTATCAGTTGGCGTCCCTATGAACCGATAGATGAACGAATTTTGATTGTTGGCATTAATGAAGCTGATATCAAAAGTGTAGGAAAATATCCGATACCGGATGGAGAAATCGCTGAACTTATTGAAAAATTCCAGGAATATCAACCGGTAGCAATTGGACTTGATATTACAAGAAACTTACCTGTAGAACCCGGTCATGAGAAACTTGTCGAACTTGTAAAGCAAAATAAAGATATTATTGGTATTGAAAAAATCTTACCTCCCGGTCAATTTTCTTCCATAGCTGATTTACCTCCCAAACAAGTGGGTTTTTCAGATATGATTTCAGATGAAGATGGTAAATACAGACGAGCGCTTTTAGGAGCAGTGAATCTTCAAAATACCAATGATTATAAATTTTCTTTTCCTTTGCGTTTAGCAGAAGCCTACTTGTCTCAGAAGGGGATTCTCCTTGAAAATGGACAACGCGATCGCCAAACAATGAAGTTTGATAAAATAGAAATTCCCCGTTTTTTACCTAATTCTGGAGGGTACGTGGGAACTGATGCGGGAGGAGTGAAGGCTCTTGTCAACTTTCGTAATGGAAAAGAAAGATTTAGAACGGTTTCACTTAATGATATCAAGACGGGAAATTTTCAGCCCGATTGGATACGCGATCGCATTGTCACAATCGGTATGACAACTATTAGCGCTCCTGACTTATTTAATACATCAGCCATTTCAGGATTGCAGCTTCACGGACAGATTTATGGAGTTGAATTTCATGCTCATGTTGTCAGTCAAATTATAAGTGCGGTTCTAGAATCGCGCCCGCTCATTAAAACTTGGTCGGAGGTATGGGAATATATATGGATATTAGGTTGGGCTGTTATTGCCATTAGTCTGAGTTTAGCGATCGAATCTCCGTGGCGAAATCTGTTTGCTATTAGTTTAGGTAGTATTGGTCTTATCGCAATTAGTTATTATGCATTACTTATTTGGGGTTTGTGGATACCCATAGCACCAATTTTATTAATTTTAGGAATAAACTTTGTAGATTTTCTGAGCGCATGCTATCAGTACGAGCAATCGCTAAAAGCTCAAATATTGATACGACAACATACTATTGAAATGGCATTTACAGAAATTCATAATGGACCATTACAAACCTTAGCTGCCTTGTTAAGGAATGTACAAAATTACGATTTAACCAAAGAAGAATTACTAAGCGATTTAAAAAATTTGAATTTAGAGATCAGAGATGTTGGTGAATATTTAACACAACAAACTCTTAATGTACAAGAAAGCCTCCGTTTAGGAAGTGGTTTAAAAATAGATTTAAAGCGTCCAATTCACGAAATTTTCTATGAAGTTTACAGTAGTACTATTGAAAGAAATCTTCCTTACTTTCAAACTCTCAAAGCTAAAGTTCGCTCCTTTGAACCTCTTGAAGAAGAATTTTTAACTATTGAACGCAAGCGAGAACTTTGTCAATTTCTTGAAGAAGCTATATGCAATGTTGGAAAACATGCTGAGGGAGTTACGCGGTTGTCTGCGACAGGAACAAAACAACAAGAATGGTATAGTCTCAAAATTAAAGACAATGGATTAGGCATCCGTTCCAACTATGAAAGTAAAGGAACCAAAGACAGTAAAAATTTAGCCAAACTACTAGGAGGATATTTTAATAGAGAACGCTTAACTCCTAAAGGAACTATATGTGAGTTAACATGGCCGATCGCAGGTAGTAAAAATTGGATTTCAACAATAAAGTTTCGACTCAAGTCTTATTTCCAGAGAAAATTAAGATTTTTAACAAAAACTTTACATCGCCGCATATGA
- a CDS encoding filamentous hemagglutinin N-terminal domain-containing protein, translating into MTSRGRLTHSWGWSLAGYLTTLGTILISNMSAVAQILPDSTLGEESSTVTPNVLIRGIVSDRINGGAIRGANLFHSFEQFSINEGRGAYFSNPMGIDNIFSRVTGNNPSNILGRIGVLGNANLFLINPNGILFGTNASLDIQGSFAGTTANAIQFGEGIFFSTTNPEVASPLLTVNPSAFLFNQIPTGNIVSNSVAPSPRASGFLGLYVPYGENITLLGGNISINGGGVGAGLNAFGGRVEIGAVAGAGTVGLKPDGSLSFPSNLSLADVSLFGSFIGVAGGNSGNVAINARNLEILGNSNILAGILPTIGGIDSQAGDITLNATGTLQIEERSRVENIVFTDALGNSGDIRITAGSLSLTDRARLDATTFGRGNGGDIVIETRDRVSLDNRAAIFNDVEDAGKGTGGNIRISTGSLSVTNGAFITASTDGQGDVGNITIEALDRVSLGRDARIRNGVEEDGIGNGGRIHINTRSLSLTDRASISAFNIEQGNAGDLLVDAEEQVSLDKGAGIFNFAIIGNGGDIRISTKSLSIADNSRLEANTFRQGNTGNILIEADDRVALKNDAKIFNASPDGIGNGGDIRISTELLSVADDAALGTNTSGQGNAGDILIDASTISLDGGNISSEVQKLATGSGGNIYVHAHSLTATNLSTIQTVTLGQGNAGNTIINASDRIVFQGGSEDGLRSGVVSQAGKDAVGSGGDIEITTGSLTMIDKAGIATGTFGRSQAGNVIINARDNVSLDNASNIFSAVNPNAEGRGGDINITTGSLSLTNGSQLDASTFGLGSSGNITVTARDRVLLDGINSKYPDRSSTIFTEVFRGAEGDAGNIQIFTGSLILTNGGQLDAKTRGQGNAGNLYINARDTVLFDGTSETGKPTRALSSVDEGAVGRGGNIEITTGSLRLDNGAQLLANTLSKGNAGNVTINARDTVLLNGVSRNGISSAIFSDTRTRSEGQGGTIAINTSSLRVANGAVINARTANSSLGGNIIINANIFELVNGGQAITTTLNSGSAGNITLNVKDKIILSGSDPNFLERRNQFLNQVTNEGNGESGLFANTRLNSTGNGGKINLQTRLLSLSDRAQISARSLGSGTAGDVTITADESVTLTNSDITTSAQQASGGAISLTAKTMRLYGDSDIRTNVENGINNGGNITLKANSIIAFDDSDILAFARDGRGGNVFLDTPAFFGENYQPAPVGTNPDTLDGNDRVDINASGDISSGIISTPDTSFVQNNLSELSQTPIDTNALIANSCIARNSNKLEGSFTITGLGGLPNRPGDVSISTYSTGDVRSVTRDSASNLWQKGDPIIEPQGVYKLASGQLVLSRECR; encoded by the coding sequence GTGACTAGTAGAGGTAGGTTGACTCACAGTTGGGGATGGAGTTTGGCAGGGTACTTGACCACTTTAGGAACAATCTTAATCAGCAATATGAGTGCTGTTGCTCAAATTTTGCCAGATTCAACGTTGGGAGAGGAAAGTTCCACTGTCACCCCTAATGTGCTAATTCGAGGAATTGTGAGCGATCGCATCAACGGAGGTGCTATCCGAGGTGCTAACTTATTCCACAGCTTTGAGCAATTTAGTATTAATGAAGGAAGAGGAGCCTATTTTTCCAATCCTATGGGGATCGACAACATCTTCAGTCGCGTCACTGGCAATAATCCCTCCAACATTCTCGGTAGAATTGGCGTTTTAGGCAATGCCAATTTATTCTTGATTAACCCCAACGGTATTTTATTTGGTACGAATGCTAGCTTAGACATACAAGGTTCATTTGCAGGTACAACAGCCAATGCGATTCAGTTTGGCGAGGGAATTTTCTTTAGCACAACAAATCCAGAGGTGGCTTCACCTCTACTAACAGTTAATCCATCTGCATTTTTATTTAATCAAATTCCTACGGGAAACATTGTTAGCAATTCTGTTGCACCTAGCCCGCGAGCAAGCGGTTTTTTGGGACTGTATGTTCCATATGGTGAGAATATCACTTTATTGGGTGGAAATATCAGTATTAATGGTGGTGGAGTAGGTGCAGGGCTGAACGCTTTTGGTGGAAGAGTTGAAATTGGTGCAGTTGCGGGCGCAGGGACAGTCGGGTTAAAGCCAGATGGCAGCTTGAGCTTTCCAAGCAACCTCTCACTAGCTGATGTGTCGCTGTTTGGCTCTTTCATTGGTGTAGCAGGTGGTAACAGTGGTAACGTAGCTATTAATGCTCGTAATTTAGAGATTTTGGGAAACAGCAATATACTTGCAGGTATTCTCCCAACTATAGGAGGAATTGACAGTCAAGCTGGCGATATTACGCTAAATGCAACCGGAACGCTCCAAATTGAAGAACGCAGTCGTGTCGAGAATATTGTATTTACAGACGCGTTGGGTAACAGTGGCGATATTCGCATTACGGCTGGATCTTTGTCCCTCACCGATCGTGCTCGGTTGGATGCCACTACTTTTGGGCGGGGCAATGGAGGTGATATCGTAATAGAAACTCGCGATCGCGTCTCTCTAGATAATCGAGCAGCTATATTCAATGATGTTGAAGATGCAGGTAAGGGTACAGGAGGAAACATTCGGATCTCAACAGGCTCCTTATCTGTTACCAACGGCGCTTTCATAACTGCTAGTACTGATGGTCAGGGGGATGTAGGTAATATTACTATTGAAGCTCTCGATCGAGTTTCATTGGGTAGGGATGCGCGTATCCGCAACGGAGTTGAAGAGGATGGCATTGGTAACGGAGGGAGAATTCACATCAATACAAGGTCGTTGTCTCTTACAGATCGTGCTTCTATCAGTGCTTTCAATATTGAACAAGGGAATGCAGGCGATCTCCTCGTTGATGCTGAGGAGCAAGTTTCCTTAGATAAGGGTGCTGGTATTTTTAACTTTGCGATCATTGGTAATGGAGGAGACATTCGTATCAGCACTAAGTCGCTGTCAATTGCCGATAATTCTCGGTTGGAGGCTAATACCTTTAGACAGGGGAATACAGGTAATATTCTTATTGAAGCTGACGATCGAGTTGCTTTAAAGAATGATGCAAAGATTTTTAATGCCTCTCCAGATGGTATTGGCAATGGAGGAGACATTCGTATCAGTACTGAGCTACTATCAGTTGCTGATGATGCTGCACTAGGAACCAACACTTCTGGGCAAGGTAATGCAGGGGATATTCTGATTGACGCTAGTACTATCTCTTTAGATGGTGGTAATATTTCTAGCGAGGTTCAAAAACTTGCTACTGGCAGTGGAGGTAATATTTACGTCCACGCGCACTCGCTAACGGCAACTAATTTATCAACAATACAAACAGTCACTCTTGGACAAGGTAATGCAGGCAATACGATTATCAATGCAAGCGATCGCATTGTCTTTCAAGGAGGTAGTGAAGATGGATTGCGTAGTGGTGTTGTCAGTCAAGCCGGAAAAGATGCTGTTGGTAGTGGCGGCGACATTGAAATTACCACCGGGTCGTTAACAATGATTGATAAAGCTGGGATCGCTACTGGTACTTTCGGAAGAAGTCAAGCAGGTAATGTAATTATTAACGCTCGAGATAATGTCTCGCTAGACAACGCTAGTAATATCTTCAGTGCTGTGAACCCAAACGCTGAGGGCAGGGGTGGAGATATCAACATTACCACAGGTTCTCTTTCTCTGACCAACGGATCGCAATTAGACGCTAGCACCTTTGGGCTGGGAAGTTCGGGCAATATTACTGTCACGGCTCGCGATCGAGTTTTACTAGATGGCATCAATTCTAAATATCCAGATCGGTCTAGCACTATCTTTACTGAAGTTTTTCGGGGTGCAGAAGGAGATGCTGGTAACATTCAAATCTTCACAGGTTCTCTCATACTAACAAATGGAGGACAATTGGATGCAAAGACACGCGGACAAGGTAATGCAGGCAATCTTTATATCAATGCTCGCGATACCGTTCTCTTCGATGGTACTAGTGAGACTGGAAAACCTACTCGTGCTTTAAGCAGTGTAGACGAAGGTGCAGTGGGCAGAGGAGGCAATATTGAAATTACAACTGGATCGTTAAGACTCGATAATGGAGCACAATTGCTTGCGAATACTTTAAGCAAAGGGAACGCGGGTAATGTAACAATTAATGCACGCGACACAGTGTTGCTGAATGGAGTCAGTCGCAATGGAATCTCCAGTGCTATTTTTTCAGATACCAGAACAAGGTCAGAAGGACAAGGAGGAACGATCGCAATTAATACTTCCTCTCTCCGCGTTGCGAATGGAGCCGTTATCAATGCTCGCACGGCTAACTCCAGTCTTGGAGGGAACATTATAATTAACGCAAATATTTTTGAACTTGTGAATGGGGGACAGGCAATTACTACCACCCTAAATAGCGGATCGGCTGGTAACATCACCCTAAATGTTAAAGACAAAATCATCCTCTCTGGTAGTGACCCTAATTTTTTAGAACGACGCAATCAATTTCTAAATCAAGTGACAAATGAAGGAAATGGTGAAAGTGGGTTATTTGCCAATACTCGCTTGAACTCTACAGGTAATGGAGGCAAAATTAATCTGCAAACACGTCTGCTCTCTCTGAGCGATCGCGCCCAAATCTCCGCTCGCAGTCTTGGTTCGGGAACTGCGGGCGATGTCACAATTACAGCAGATGAGTCAGTAACTTTGACCAATAGTGATATCACAACTTCGGCACAACAAGCTTCAGGAGGGGCTATCTCTCTCACTGCAAAAACAATGCGTTTGTATGGCGATAGTGACATTCGGACAAATGTGGAGAACGGTATTAATAATGGTGGCAATATCACGCTCAAAGCAAATTCAATTATTGCATTTGACGATAGCGATATTCTTGCTTTTGCTCGGGATGGTCGGGGAGGTAATGTATTTCTTGATACTCCTGCATTTTTTGGGGAAAACTATCAACCTGCTCCTGTTGGAACGAATCCAGACACCCTGGATGGAAACGATCGCGTTGATATTAATGCCAGTGGTGATATTTCCTCTGGAATCATCAGCACACCCGATACCAGTTTTGTCCAAAACAATCTCAGCGAGTTATCACAAACCCCCATTGATACAAATGCATTGATTGCCAATAGTTGCATTGCCCGCAATTCCAATAAGCTCGAAGGTAGTTTTACAATTACGGGTCTTGGTGGTTTACCTAACCGTCCTGGAGATGTTTCAATTTCAACTTATTCTACAGGTGATGTGCGTAGTGTGACCAGAGATAGTGCATCGAATTTGTGGCAGAAGGGCGATCCCATTATAGAACCGCAAGGCGTGTATAAGTTGGCTTCAGGGCAATTAGTTTTGAGTCGCGAGTGTCGTTAG
- a CDS encoding CHAT domain-containing protein, whose amino-acid sequence MLNLYRKSTQRQVLGTLFLVSLVFCLSFAQIESIIAQTPDASQLVQQGIELYKAGDFRGAIAPWQKALNFYQQSKNQNNEAIVRENLARAYQQLGDNEEALSNWEQVTKYYRDSGKVQQYGRMLTEQAQTYSNLGQPGKAIALLCGTSDTQEKSNCLPGSALQIAHQQKDKLGEVAALGSLGEAYRLRGKYDNAIKYLEQADKITEPAYKSKVLNSLGNAYLNKAQREKIRADSAQKLGIFKADEFHKNAIAHYKKAWDSFQSSLRLARQQDDKVSQMQVLLNLIQLDYRLQDEKNLTSASLKSTPENSQSEIHIQEALNLLDKLPLSRPKIYAAIDLANLPESSKDASSSLIPCSSKRKLSDSQANSLLLNAVKTSQSLQDSRSESFAFGSLGHFYECRQEYKQALDFTQKALWSADQKLQARDSVYLWEWQTGRILKAQDKESEALPSYQRAYTLLEQIRSDILLAERDLQFDFQDVIKPLYLELAQLRLEEASLRSIKTENRKTQLKNALETIDSLKLAELQNFFGNDCILTVTNEKSVDELLGNNTAVFSSIFLDKNIAILLSLPSGERKLEWIKESRDKVIEEIQKFRQSLEEGILNPTQYDTIHAQNLYDWFIRPFKDNLNQEQIKTLVFVQDGILRIIPMAALYDKEQKKFLVENYDLANTPSLKLTAPKALNQLEKRALILGLTKQVEVDGTIYSALPNVQSEIDTLKKQFPENKPLINEEFNREKLDRELNKTVYPIVHIATHAQFGTIPEDTFIVTGNSNKLTINELEASLRQINGGSRAVELLALTACQTALGDERASLGLAGVAVQAGVRSALATLWSVSDASTSKLITEFYSGIKSGMSKAQALSAAQRKLIQAKKIEDINDQHDNPVYWAPFIMIGNWL is encoded by the coding sequence GTGCTAAACCTGTATCGCAAGTCTACTCAACGTCAAGTTCTAGGGACACTCTTTCTAGTTAGTCTCGTCTTTTGTTTGTCTTTTGCTCAAATTGAAAGCATAATCGCTCAAACTCCCGACGCAAGCCAACTCGTACAGCAAGGTATTGAGCTATACAAAGCAGGAGACTTTCGAGGTGCGATCGCGCCCTGGCAAAAAGCTTTAAATTTTTACCAACAAAGCAAAAATCAAAACAACGAAGCGATTGTCAGAGAAAATTTGGCAAGAGCCTATCAGCAGTTGGGAGACAATGAAGAAGCACTCAGCAACTGGGAACAGGTTACAAAGTATTACCGTGACTCTGGAAAGGTGCAACAATACGGGCGAATGCTAACCGAACAGGCACAAACTTATAGTAATTTAGGACAACCAGGAAAAGCGATCGCATTACTATGCGGTACATCTGACACGCAAGAAAAATCAAATTGTTTGCCAGGAAGTGCTTTACAAATCGCCCACCAGCAAAAAGATAAGCTTGGTGAAGTTGCTGCGCTGGGAAGTTTGGGAGAAGCTTACCGTCTTAGGGGTAAGTATGACAACGCAATTAAGTATTTAGAGCAAGCAGACAAGATTACCGAACCAGCTTATAAATCAAAAGTACTCAACAGTCTGGGTAATGCCTACTTAAATAAAGCACAACGGGAGAAAATTCGTGCTGATTCTGCACAAAAATTGGGTATTTTCAAAGCTGATGAGTTTCATAAAAATGCGATCGCTCATTACAAAAAAGCATGGGACTCCTTTCAATCTAGCCTGCGCCTTGCCCGTCAGCAAGATGACAAAGTTAGTCAAATGCAAGTCCTGCTGAATTTAATTCAACTTGATTACCGTCTTCAAGATGAGAAAAATTTGACCTCCGCGTCCCTAAAATCGACACCAGAAAACTCCCAATCTGAGATTCACATACAAGAAGCTTTAAATTTGCTTGACAAATTACCATTATCGCGACCCAAAATCTATGCTGCAATAGATTTAGCTAATTTACCTGAGAGTTCAAAAGATGCATCATCGTCATTAATTCCATGCTCTTCAAAGAGAAAGCTATCAGATTCACAAGCAAACTCACTGCTCCTAAATGCAGTGAAAACTTCTCAAAGTTTGCAAGATTCTCGTTCTGAGTCTTTTGCCTTTGGATCGCTAGGTCATTTCTACGAATGTCGTCAAGAATATAAGCAAGCTTTAGACTTCACTCAAAAAGCATTGTGGTCAGCAGACCAAAAGTTGCAAGCCAGAGATAGCGTGTATTTGTGGGAGTGGCAAACCGGACGCATTTTAAAAGCACAGGATAAAGAGTCAGAAGCATTACCATCTTACCAACGAGCATACACGCTTTTGGAACAAATTCGTAGTGATATTCTGTTAGCAGAACGAGATTTACAATTTGATTTTCAAGATGTTATTAAGCCTCTTTATCTAGAGTTAGCTCAATTAAGGCTAGAAGAAGCTTCATTACGATCTATTAAGACTGAAAATCGCAAAACACAATTAAAGAATGCACTCGAAACCATTGATTCGTTAAAACTGGCAGAATTACAAAATTTCTTTGGGAATGACTGTATATTAACGGTTACTAATGAAAAAAGTGTAGATGAACTATTAGGAAATAATACTGCTGTCTTTAGTTCTATTTTTCTAGACAAGAACATAGCTATTCTACTCAGTTTACCAAGTGGAGAAAGGAAGCTTGAGTGGATCAAAGAAAGTCGTGACAAAGTTATAGAAGAAATACAAAAATTCCGCCAAAGTCTCGAAGAAGGAATTCTAAATCCAACTCAATACGATACCATCCACGCACAAAATCTCTATGACTGGTTTATTCGTCCTTTTAAAGATAATTTGAACCAAGAACAGATAAAAACACTAGTTTTCGTTCAAGATGGTATCTTACGTATTATTCCAATGGCAGCTCTCTATGATAAGGAACAAAAGAAATTTTTGGTAGAGAATTACGATCTTGCTAACACTCCTAGTTTAAAATTAACCGCACCTAAAGCTCTAAATCAGCTAGAAAAGCGTGCCTTGATTTTGGGTTTGACTAAACAAGTAGAAGTCGATGGAACAATATACTCTGCGTTACCCAATGTCCAATCTGAAATTGATACGCTAAAGAAGCAATTTCCAGAAAATAAACCGCTCATTAATGAAGAATTTAATCGAGAAAAGTTAGATCGAGAACTAAATAAAACAGTTTATCCAATCGTTCACATTGCGACTCATGCTCAGTTTGGCACAATTCCAGAAGATACGTTTATAGTAACGGGAAATAGTAACAAACTCACGATTAATGAGTTAGAAGCTTCACTACGTCAAATCAATGGCGGTTCTCGTGCAGTAGAATTACTTGCGTTGACTGCTTGTCAAACAGCTTTGGGAGATGAACGTGCTTCTCTTGGTTTAGCTGGTGTCGCAGTGCAAGCTGGAGTGAGAAGCGCTTTAGCAACTTTATGGTCGGTTTCAGATGCATCAACGTCAAAGTTAATAACTGAATTTTACAGTGGTATCAAATCAGGAATGAGTAAAGCACAAGCTTTGAGTGCAGCTCAACGAAAATTAATTCAGGCTAAAAAAATAGAAGATATCAACGACCAGCATGATAATCCTGTTTACTGGGCACCATTCATTATGATTGGAAATTGGCTTTGA
- a CDS encoding DUF928 domain-containing protein, with the protein MRNQHFNPWIVSSFVLSISLTTASLAMARYIPPSGQKPPGDYTRTGGGRGCPEDKIPLTILAPKKHIGQTTSRYPTFAWFVSNSYQVDFRIFEFDASDRPSKPIGKPVLLSNSLGINKYSLPESQSGLTVGQKYLWQVAIKCQQGYLVERAEFKVVEMPASLSKKLSMTEDGAKKADLYAEAGLWYNALDEALKVSQEKKITKIVSTLLQDLATLEEPNTTDKLTDVERQERLKRGERLKQIANSNPSN; encoded by the coding sequence ATGAGAAATCAACATTTTAACCCTTGGATAGTCTCTAGCTTTGTCCTGAGTATATCTTTAACAACAGCTTCCTTAGCTATGGCGCGTTACATACCACCTAGCGGTCAAAAACCTCCAGGTGACTATACTCGAACAGGAGGTGGAAGGGGATGTCCGGAAGATAAAATACCCTTAACAATTCTTGCTCCTAAAAAACACATTGGACAAACAACTTCTCGTTACCCTACATTCGCTTGGTTTGTATCTAATTCTTATCAAGTCGATTTCCGCATTTTTGAGTTTGATGCTAGCGATCGACCATCGAAACCAATAGGTAAGCCAGTACTATTGTCAAACTCTTTAGGAATTAATAAATACTCTTTACCAGAGAGTCAGTCCGGGTTAACGGTGGGACAAAAATATCTTTGGCAAGTTGCGATAAAGTGTCAGCAAGGATATTTAGTAGAAAGGGCAGAGTTTAAGGTGGTGGAAATGCCGGCTTCTTTATCAAAAAAACTTTCTATGACAGAAGATGGAGCTAAAAAAGCAGACTTATATGCTGAAGCAGGTTTGTGGTATAACGCTCTAGATGAAGCCCTGAAAGTTTCTCAGGAGAAAAAAATAACAAAGATAGTTTCAACTCTTCTGCAAGACTTAGCAACATTAGAAGAACCTAATACAACAGACAAATTAACTGATGTTGAACGTCAAGAGAGGCTGAAACGAGGCGAGCGCTTGAAGCAAATTGCTAATAGCAATCCATCTAATTAA